A single Campylobacter ureolyticus ACS-301-V-Sch3b DNA region contains:
- a CDS encoding sensor histidine kinase, whose amino-acid sequence MYFVYVSITKPYLEQKKMMNTFFNDAMHELKTPLGVASINLEILETRNKQTHRIKAALKQMKITYEDVEFFIKNDRIKFPKKVLNFSNFLENRIRFSSTIAHSKKIQIISEISPNLKVFLSEIEATRLIDNNLSNAIKYSNEGSEINIYLKSDDNFVIFIVEDFGCGIKDVDTIWQRYTRQNQSQGGFGLGLNIVMKICNKNDILYDVKSTPKKGSIFIYKIPLYEEKLLDNI is encoded by the coding sequence ATGTATTTTGTCTATGTCAGTATAACAAAGCCATATTTAGAGCAAAAAAAGATGATGAATACATTTTTCAATGATGCTATGCATGAGCTTAAAACCCCACTTGGTGTTGCAAGTATAAATTTAGAAATTTTAGAAACTAGAAATAAACAAACACATCGTATAAAAGCAGCCTTAAAACAGATGAAAATAACTTATGAAGATGTTGAGTTTTTTATAAAAAATGATCGTATAAAATTTCCAAAAAAAGTATTAAATTTTTCTAATTTTTTAGAAAATAGAATTCGTTTTTCAAGTACAATCGCCCATAGCAAAAAAATACAAATAATAAGTGAAATTTCACCAAATTTAAAGGTATTTTTAAGTGAAATTGAAGCAACAAGATTGATTGATAATAACCTATCAAATGCCATAAAATATTCAAACGAGGGTAGCGAAATAAATATTTATTTAAAAAGCGATGATAATTTTGTCATTTTTATAGTTGAAGATTTTGGATGTGGGATAAAAGATGTTGATACTATTTGGCAAAGATACACAAGACAAAACCAATCACAGGGTGGATTTGGATTAGGACTAAATATAGTTATGAAAATTTGCAATAAAAACGATATTTTATATGATGTTAAATCAACCCCTAAAAAAGGATCGATTTTTATTTATAAAATTCCACTCTATGAAGAAAAACTTTTAGATAATATTTAA